Proteins from a genomic interval of Betaproteobacteria bacterium:
- a CDS encoding prolyl oligopeptidase family serine peptidase, producing MPDRIGRRAGGRASHHDRLVLAETTRRTPHPGSIQDINLGVRWLKANARSFGSRPEWVGSFGTSSGGHQVLLAAMRPTDPRYTILPGPAGVDAEQAWVISGWGVLDPLLRYNQAKQAGKQDLVHHHNTFWLTEEAHAEAAPPQMLKRGEKCALPPALVFGGDRDEWVPVELMRSFVADYNKAGGHAELQLYEGADHGFMTGKPNAPYAARALDRMKEFVRKHTTL from the coding sequence CTGCCTGACCGGATTGGCCGAAGAGCCGGCGGTCGGGCTTCGCACCACGACCGTCTCGTCTTGGCCGAAACGACTCGTCGGACACCTCATCCCGGCTCGATCCAGGACATCAACCTGGGCGTCCGCTGGCTGAAGGCGAATGCGCGTTCGTTCGGTAGCCGCCCCGAATGGGTCGGCTCATTCGGCACGTCGAGCGGCGGGCACCAGGTCCTGTTGGCCGCGATGCGGCCGACCGATCCGCGTTACACGATTCTGCCGGGGCCGGCCGGCGTCGATGCAGAGCAGGCCTGGGTGATCTCCGGCTGGGGCGTGCTCGACCCGCTGCTGCGCTACAACCAGGCGAAGCAGGCTGGCAAACAGGATTTGGTGCATCACCACAACACGTTCTGGCTGACCGAAGAGGCGCATGCCGAGGCGGCGCCGCCGCAGATGCTGAAGCGGGGCGAGAAATGCGCGCTGCCGCCGGCGCTGGTATTTGGCGGCGACAGAGACGAGTGGGTCCCGGTGGAGCTGATGCGCAGCTTTGTCGCCGACTACAACAAGGCCGGCGGACATGCCGAATTGCAGCTCTACGAGGGCGCCGACCACGGCTTCATGACCGGCAAACCCAATGCCCCGTATGCGGCGCGCGCGCTCGACCGGATGAAGGAATTCGTCCGCAAGCACACGACCCTGTAG
- a CDS encoding LysR family transcriptional regulator, with the protein MALMDLAALEIFKAVVDEGGINRAAARLHRVPSNVTTRVKILEQQLGAALFVRVGRRLALTAEGKLLVDYANQLLRLSAEARAALHDGGPRGTLRIGSLESTAAARLPRYLARYHALYPEVRIELVTGTSGALVSSLQAKEVEAAFVAEPFNNPGFETQLVFREEIVLITPKSEGRVRSAKDIGNVTMIAFANGCSYRKRLETWLASAKIHADRVMEFQSYHAIIACVAAGTGFAVVPRSVLSLTTASSDVKVIPLPSAVAHAKTHLIWRASHHSVALQALKALFAASLAPAKTRGKELRPS; encoded by the coding sequence ATGGCACTGATGGACCTTGCGGCGCTCGAGATCTTCAAGGCGGTCGTCGATGAAGGCGGAATCAACAGGGCTGCCGCGAGACTTCACCGAGTCCCTTCCAACGTGACCACGCGCGTCAAGATACTGGAGCAGCAACTCGGCGCAGCGCTCTTCGTGAGGGTGGGCCGCCGACTTGCGCTCACGGCGGAGGGCAAGTTGCTCGTCGACTATGCCAACCAGCTCCTGCGCCTATCCGCAGAGGCTCGGGCGGCCTTGCACGATGGCGGACCTCGTGGAACGCTCAGGATCGGCTCGCTCGAAAGTACCGCCGCCGCACGATTGCCGAGGTACCTTGCGCGTTACCACGCTCTATACCCGGAAGTTCGGATCGAGCTCGTCACCGGCACTTCGGGCGCCCTGGTGAGCAGCCTTCAGGCTAAGGAAGTCGAAGCGGCGTTCGTAGCGGAGCCTTTCAACAATCCAGGCTTCGAGACACAGCTTGTATTTCGGGAAGAGATCGTTCTCATCACGCCAAAGAGCGAGGGACGCGTACGCTCGGCAAAGGATATCGGCAATGTGACCATGATCGCCTTTGCCAACGGTTGCTCGTATAGGAAAAGGCTGGAAACCTGGCTCGCATCGGCGAAGATCCACGCGGATCGCGTCATGGAGTTTCAGTCGTATCACGCAATCATCGCATGCGTTGCCGCCGGCACGGGCTTCGCTGTCGTGCCGCGCTCGGTGCTTTCGCTCACAACCGCAAGCTCCGATGTTAAGGTCATACCGCTACCTTCTGCAGTCGCACACGCCAAGACGCATCTGATATGGCGAGCATCGCACCATTCAGTTGCTCTGCAGGCACTGAAAGCACTCTTCGCTGCGAGCTTGGCGCCGGCGAAAACTCGTGGCAAGGAATTGAGGCCTTCCTGA